DNA from Helicobacter pylori:
CACTTTTAAAATCTATCGCAAAGCTTATCAAAAATCCTTACCTTTGTTGCGCGCCATAAGGAGATGGGTTAAAAAATAAGGTGCATTTTAAGATTGGTTAAGAAATTGGAGCGCTATTTTAAAATGCGCTAACGCTTCTTTTTTGAGCGTGGGGTTTTTGAGCATGTCCTCTAAAGCATGGGTGCTTAAAAAATGTTTTGTTTTTAAAGACACGATACGCCCAAAGGATTCTTCTTTAGAAAGGTTTAAAAGGCGTTTGGGCAAAATCTCGCCAAATACCACAATGACTTTTGAAATGCTGTTGTCTAATTGCCAGGTTAAATGGAATAGACATGCGTTGATTTCTTCTTCTAAATTAAGGCTGTTAGAGTCGCATTTAAGGAGCGATAAAATACTGCAATCTTTTAAGGGGAAGTTAAAAACTTTTTGGATAATGCTCTCTAACATGGTCGCTTTTAAATTGTTTAAGAAATTCAATTGGCTATCCAGCATGGGGGTTAGCGTGATGAAAGTGAGCTTGGAAGTGGGATTAAAAAGCCCGATCACCGGTTTTGAATTTTGATGGCGTTTGCACAGATTGCAATTTTCTATGCTCTCATAAACTTGTTTGTTAAGAGGCTTATTTTGGGGCTTATTAAGGTTGGTATTCGTGTAAGTTTCGCCCAAAAGACGCTCCATATAAAGGAAGCGTAAAATTTGAAGGCGTGAAAGTTGCAAAGCGTTCAGTCTTTATGCTTTTTGAAAGCGTGAGGGCTTAGCATGTTTTCTGGCTTGAAAATATCGTCCAGTTGTTCTTTAGTTAAGATTTTCTTTTCTAAAGCGATGTCATAGATAGAGCGATCGCTTTTTAAAGCTTCTTTAGCGATCATAGCGGATTTTTCATAGCCGATATGAGGGTTTAGCGCGGTAACAATGCCAATGCTGTTAAAGACATAATCGTGGCAAATCTTTTCATTAGCCGTGATGCCTTCCACGCATTTAGTCGTTAAGGTTTCAATTGCACGCCCTAAAATCACAAAGGAATGGAAAAGCTTATAAGCGATAACCGGCTCAAACACATTGAGTTGCAATTGCCCTCCTTCTGCGGCTAACGCTACGCTCAAATCATTCCCAATCACCGCAAAGCACACCTGATTGACCACTTCAGGGATCACCGGATTGACTTTACCGGGCATAATAGAGCTACCCGGCTGCATTTTAGGCAAATTGATTTCATTCAGCCCGGCTCTAGGGCCTGAGCTAAGCAACCTTAGATCGTTACAGACTTTAGAGAGTTTGACCGCAATACGCTTTAACACCCCACTCACTTGCACATACGCCCCCGTGCTTTGAGTGGCTTCTATCAAATTATTAGCCATGACAAAGGGGCGGCCCGTTACTTCTTGGATTTTCTTTTCAATCAAACTGCGATAATCCGGGTGCGAATTGATCCCTGTGCCAATAGCCGTGCCGCCTAAATTAAGCTCTCTTACCCAATTCCTAGCGTCTAAAACCTGCTCAATATCCCTATCAACCATCAAAGCGTAAGTTTCAAACTCTTGACCTAAAGTCATAGGCACAGCGTCTTGAAGCTGGGTGCGCCCCATTTTAATCACATGAGCGAATTCCTTAGCTTTTTGAGCGAAAGCGTCCCTTAAAGCCTTCATGGGAGCGACTAAATTACTCAAACGCTCATAAATCGCAATTTTTAACGCGCTAGGATAAGCGTCATTGGTGGATTGAGAGCGGTTGACATGGTCGTTTGGGTGGCAAAATTGATACTCACCCTTTTGATGCCCCATGTATTCTAAAGCCAAATTAGCAATCACTTCATTCATGTTCATGTTCGTGCTTGTGCCAGCCCCCCCTTGAATCATATCCACAATGAATTGATCATGGTATTTGCCATCAACCAACAAATCGCACGCGTGGCAAATCGCAATTTTAAGCTTTTCATCAATCAAGCCTAATTGCGCGTTCGCTAAAGCAGCCGCTTTTTTGACTTGAGCAAAAGATTTGATAAAAACAGGATAACTGCAAAGCTTGTCGTTGGTGATGAAAAAATTTTCACTCGCTCTTAAAGTCTGGATCCCATAATAAACTTCATCGCTAATTTCCATTTGCCCAATGAAATCATGCTCAATACGCATAAAAGCTCCTTATGTAATAATTGAAAAATATTCTAGCTATTGTAACCAAATCTTAGATTATTTTTCTTTTAAACGCAACACTTTTGCCCCTAAAGCGTTGATTTTATCCTCTAATCTCTCATAACCCCTATCCAAGTGGTAAATCCTATGCACCCTACTCACACCCTTAGCCACTAATGCGGCTAAAATGAGAGCCGAAGAAGCCCTTAAATCAGTCGCCATCACATCGCTCCCGGTAAGCTCTGTGGATCCGCTAATGGTAGCCACATTCGTTTTTAGGCTGATATTAGCCCCTAAGCGTTGCAATTCGCTTGCATGCATGAAGCGGTTTTCAAAAAGCGTTTCTTCAATCACGCTCGTCCCCAAACACTGCGTGGCTAACGCCATGAATTGCGCTTGCATGTCTGTGGGAAAGCCTGGGTATTCTTTCGTGGTGATTTCAAAGGCTTGGCGTTTTTTGGCCGGATAAATTTCTATAGAATTTTCTTGAATGTTTAGCGAAAAACCAATTTCTATAAGCTTATCGGTGATCGCTTGAAGATGGTTAGGGATGATACGATTGATTTTAAGCTGGCTGTTAGTGATAGCCCCCACGCACAAATAAGTGCCTGCTTCAATCCTATCGGGTATGATTTGAATGTCTTTTAAATTTAAAGCGTCGCTTTCTACCCCCCTAATCTTTAACTCGCTGCTGCCAACGCCCTCAATTTCTACCCCTCCACTCTGTAAAAACGCGCACAATTGAGCGATTTCTGGCTCTTTAGCGGCGTTAATGATGCGCGTGATCCCTTTAGCAAGGCTTGCTGCCATGAGGGCGTTTTCTGTGCCTGTAACGCTGATTTTATCAAATAAAATATCATTCCCTTTCAAGCCTTTAGGGGCTTTTGCGTGGATATAGCCTTGCTCAATTTTGATTTCAGCCCCTAATTGTTGCATCGCTTTTAGGTGCAAATCCACAGGCCTTGCTCCTATAGCGCACCCACCGGGCAAACTCACTAAGCATTCTTTAAAACGCGCTAATAAAGGGCCTAAAACCAAAATGGAAGCGCGCATTTTACGCACCAAATCGTAAGTGGCTTCGGTGTGGCGCAAAGATTTAGCGCTGATTTGGAGCGTGCTAGGATCAAGCCATTCTAAGTTAGCGCCTAAATTTTGCAACAATAACGCCATCGCCTTTATATCCACCACTTGGGGCAAGGATTTGATTTTGACTTCTTGGCGGCTTAAAAGCGCGGCGGCTAAAATGGGGAGCGCGGAATTTTTCGCCCCTGAAATTTCTACCCCCCCTTTTAAAGTGACTTGTCCTACAATCTCTAAAAAATCCAATTCTATCCTTTTTCTTTTTTATTCTTAAGGGCTAAGCCGGTAGCGTTAGCGATTTTTTGCGCATGATTAGGGTTAGCGTTTTCTAATTCTTGCCCAAAATTAATAGCGTCTTCTAATTCAAAAAATTCTGAAGCGACTAAATTTTGGATCGTTTCTAGCCACAGAGTTTCTTTGTCTTTGGGGCAATTTTTAAAACGCTCATTAAAGCTGTTTTTAAGTTTTTCTAAAGCTGGCACGCTTTTAAGGTTTTTGATTTGTTCGCTCAAATCTTCTAAAGAGAGGCTTTTATTAGGAAGATTTTGCTTTAAGGGGGGGCGAGAAAGCCTCCAAGCAAGCCCCACCAATAATACAGGGAGCAAGCATACAAAGAGGATCAAATACATGTAAGCATAATACGCTAAATTGCCCATGTTGATAAGATTTATAAGCGTTTTTTATAATAAGCGTTACTCGCTTCAATATAGCCTTCCACACTCCCGCAATCGTATCGTTTGCCTTTGAATTGGTAGGCGATGATTCGTTTTCTTTTGGCTTGAATGAGTAAGGCGTCTGTGATTTGGATTTCATTGTTTTTACCCGGTTTCGTCTCGCTTAAAATTTCAAAAATATCCGGGGTTAGAATGTAGCGCCCTATCACGGCTAGATTGCTTGGGGCGTCTTCTTGGCTTGGTTTTTCCACCATGTCTTTAATCTCATACACCCCCTCTTCTAACCATTCGCCCCTAATCACGCCGTATTTTGAAACTTCTTCTAGCGCCACCTCTTCAATGGCCACAATGGAGCATTGGTATTTTTGATACAATGAAATCATTTGCTTTAGCACGCTTGGATAATCATGGCTTATGCATAAGTCATCGGCTAAAATCACCGCAAAAGGCTCATTGCCTATGAGGGCTTCTCCGGTTAAAATCGCATGCCCTAAGCCTTTCATTTGTTTTTGGCGCACATAGGAAAAACAGCATTTTTCTATAATGTTACGAATGCTTTTTAGGGCGTTTTCTTTGTTAGTGCCTTGGATTTGATGCTCTATTTCATAGCTCGTGTCAAAATAATCTTCTAAACTGCGCTTGTTTCTGCCTGTAACAATCGCCATCACTTCACAGCCTGCTTCCATCGCTTCCTCTACAGCGTATTGGATTAAAGGTTTATCCACAATGGGCAGCATTTCTTTAGGAATGGTTTTAGTGATCGGCAAAAAGCGCGTGCCGTAGCCAGCGGCAGGAAAAAGGCATTTTTTAATCATGGTTTGTCCTTTGAGTTAAGAGTTTGTTCTAAAAATGCATCAACAGGGATGAAATTCCCAAAAATTTCTTGATAAATCAAGTAATTGAGCATGACCCTAAAGCCATACAAACGGGTTTCGCTATAAGGCATAAGCTCCATGCTAAGCCATGGCTCAAAATGATTTTTTTCTTTAAATCGTTTGGAGCTTTCTAGCCACCTCCTTAAAAACCCAGGCCCAGCGTTATAAGCGTAGGCGACAAAAAGGGGGTGGTTGAATTCTTTTTTTAGATGGTTCAAGTAATAATTACCAAATTTGAGAGCGATATTGGGGTTAAACATGTCGTTTAGATCAACATTATCCATGCCAAGACTTTTAGCGAAAGGCCCTACATTAAAGGGCATGATTTGCATAAGCCCCAGAGCGAAGGAGCGTGAAATGACTGCCGGAAGCAAGAAACTTTCTTGCCTAGCGATCGCATACGCCATAGCCTTTTCATCAATATTTTGCCATTCAATAATGCCTTCATAAGGGGATAAATAATAATAAATCTTGTCTTTATTGCGTTGGCTTAAAAGATAGGTCAATTCAGGGGCGCTTTTTTCATAATACAAGCTTTTTAGCATCGCATTAAACGCGTCTTCGCCTTTCAAACTCAAGGTTTTTTCCTTAAAAATTTGCCACGAAAAAGGGTCACAAGTGTTAAAAGGAGGGTCTTCTTGGCTTAAATTTTGGATGTGAGAAATGATGCGATAACTGGGCGTGGTTTGGAGCTTGCGACTCGCATAAAGACTATAAAGGTTTAAGGCAGGGCTTTGTGAAAGGCGTTCCAAAGTTTTTTTCTTTTTAGAGACTAGATACTGCCAAAAAACCGCTCTGTCTTTTGAAAAATCATCGTCTTTAACCACCGCTTCTGAGCGTTCAAAATACTTGAGCGCTTTAGAGGGTTTTTTACGCAAGATTTCATTAATCCCTAGGATAAAAAAGGTTTGCGCGTTGCTGTGGGTAGCGTTAGTTTTAGTGAGAGCGTCTTTAAAATGATCCAATTTAGGATCTAAAATAACCTGATAGATCAAGCGGTTAAACGCCGGGTAATCTTCATCTAAAAGGCGGTTTAACTCTTTAATAGGGATATGTTTTTCAAAAATTTGGAGCTTTTTTTCATAACTCAAATGGTTGAAAAGTGCACTAAACACTTGCACATTAGCCTTAAATAAAGAAGCGCTCACATTCTTACTTTGCAAAATTTCTAATTCTTCATAAAGAACGGGGTAAGCCTCTTTGATTTTAATTTGTAAGGGCTTAAGGGTTTGAAGGGGGATTTTATCAAAATCTTTGATTTTTGATTTTAAAGCGATAGCGATACAGCTATTTTGGAAAGTGTCTGTTGTTTCTAACATGCTTTCTAGGGTAATTTGCTTGCAATAAATATCTTCAGGCAATTTAACATCAGGGCTTTTTTCTGCATTGTCTGAGTCTTTTTCTTGCATGGCCTTTTGTAGGGCGTTATTTTTATTTTGAGTCAATTCATAGGCTTTTTTAGCGTTTTCTAAAGTGGTTTTTTTATCGCTAATATAGCGCCATAAATAATAATCCCTAACAATCCCGGCGGGCTTTCTTTCTAAATCTTTTAAACTCAACTCGGTTTGAGAAAAACCAACGCCAAGCACACCCATAAAAAATAAAATAAAAAAACGCATGATTTTCTTTAAAGGCTTTTGGCGAGCATAAAAAGCCATTGGATGAGGGTTAAATCTAAAAATTTCAAAACGATGACCACCACTAAAGGAGCGAAATCCAACCCGTTAAACACCAGCTTGAATTTAGAGCGTAAAAAATAAAACACCGGCTCACACAAGCGAGCGAGGATTTGCATGATGGGGTTATTGGGGTTAGGTTGCACAAAGCTAATGAGTGAATAAATGATGACCACCCACATATAAATCGTAATAAGCGAGCCTAAAATCACCGCTACCGCATTAATAAGAGTGGAAAATATCATGCTTTGAGCCTTAAAACTTCTTGATAATGGCTTTGGATATAGGGGAAAATCAAAGGCAATTCAACGCCATGCGAGTTCCCGGTTAAAAGGATGCGTAAAGGTTTGAAAAAATCCTTACCCTTAAGCTGGCTTAATCGCATGGCTTCCTTTTTAAAACTTTCAAAATCCTTATACGCTTGAAAATCCATGCTTTTTAGAGCGTTAAAAAGCGCTAAACAACGCTCTTTAAAATCTTCGTTTTCGTAAGTTTTAACAACATCTTTTGGCTCTAAAAACAACGAAATTTTTTCTCTCAATTCTAAAAGCGTGCCGCATTCTTCTATAAACAATCTTAAAAGCCCTAAGAGGTTTTTATCTTTTATCAAAGTGAGTTCTAATAACTTGTCATCGTCTAAAAGCTTTAAATGCTCGTGGTTTAAGTGTTTTAAATATTTTAAATTAAAATGAGCCGGGGAGCTGGAAAGATTTTCTAAATCAAACCATTCTATCGCTTCATCAAGGCTGAAAACTTCCTTAGGCACTTTATTACCGATAGTGATGAGATAATTCACAATAGCCTCCGGTAAAAACCCTTGATTCAAAAGCCATTTCACGCTGGAGGCTTCATCTCTTTTACTCATTTTTTTACCGCTTGTTTCGTCTAAAATAATGGGCAAATGCGCATAAACAATCGGATCGTTTGAGCCTAAAGCTTGCTGGATTAAAATTTGTTTAGGGGTGTTACTCACATGATCTTCGCCTCTAATAATCAGACTGATTTCATAGAGCAAATCATCGCATGCGCAAGCGAAATTATAAGTAGGGCTTTTATCCTGTCTTAAAAGCACAAAAGAATCCAATTCATCAGGTTCAAATTTCACTTCTTTTTTAATCGTATCATTGAAAGACACCGCATGATTTGGGGCTTTTAAACGCACCACAGGGGCATGACGCTTGTCTTTTTCTAAAGCCGCCCACTCGTCTAAATACCTGAAAGGGCGTTTTTCATTTTTGGCTTTTTCTTTTTCTCTTTCTAAAAACTCCGTGCTCGCATAACAATAAAACGCTTTATTTTCTTTCAGTAATTTTCCTGCCATTTCTCTGTGATAATCTATGTTATGGCTTTGATACACGAGCTTGTCCCAGCTTATCCCCATAAGCTTTAAGATCTCTAAAATTTCTTGGTCTTTGCCTTCAATGTTGCGCTCTTTGTCCGTGTCTTCAATGCGGATGAGAAAGGGTTTGTGTTGCTGTTTGGCCACAATGTAGTTAAAAATGGCTGCCCTTAAATTCCCTATATGCATATCTCCTGTAGGCGAAGGTGCAAAACGAAGCATAAAAACCCTTTATTGAAAAATAGTTTTTGATTATACCTAAAGAATACTTAATTGTGTTGTGGTGGTTTTGTTTTTATCAAACATGAACAAGCATCATTTAAGAGATTAGCGTTTGGCTAACGCCAAGCTCTTTATGGTTGGTTATCAAAAAGCCAAAAGCGTTTCTTATTCAATCACTTCATAAATAACTTCTGTCTTCCAGCGGGTTTTAGGGGTGATTTCTTGATTGCGATAACCAAAACTAGCCATTACCGATACCCCAAATTCCGCCGTGTTTAGATAGCCTTTTTTCTTTAAATAAGCCTCCACTTTTTCTTGATCATACCCTTCAATTGGGCAAGAATCAATCCCTAACATGGCCGCTGCCATCATCATGTTCGCCATTTGGATATAAGTCTGCTTGCTAGCCCAATCAAACAAGGATCGTTCGCTATTGAGTTTCATGTCGCTCTCTTGGAAATTTTTAATCATTTGAGCGAACCTAGAATCAGTGTCATAATCCCTTTTTTTAACCTCATGCATCACTTTTTTAACATAATCGCTGTCATAAGTAACGCCTTTTCGTGCAAGATAAATGACAAAATGGCTCGCTCCCTCTAAGCTAGAAAGAGCCCCCCAGGCCATCGGTTTTAAATCTTCTTTCATGCGTTCATTCTTTAATAAAAGCATTTTCCATGGTTCAAGCCCGAATGCAGAAAGGGCTAACCTCCCCACTTCAACCAACGCTTCCCAATCCTTTTGAGAAATACGGCGATTGGGATCGTATTTTTTCGTAGCGAATCGTTGGTGCTGTAAAGCAACCACTTGTTCTCTGTCCATTTTAATGTTCTCCTTTTTCTAAATAATGATAAACGGCTGCCATATCCATTTCGCCTAAACCGGATTTTTCCGCTTGAGAATAAAGTTCTTGCGCCTTGAATAAGAATGGCAATTCAATCGCCTCTCCTGCTTCATTGTTAGCTAAACGAATGTCTTTGAGCATGAGTTTCAAACTGAAAGCGGCCGGATAGCTATCTTGTAGCCACATGCCTTTTTTAGCTTGAAAGAGAGGCGAATTCATGCCAGATTGGCCAATAATTTGCAAAAACAACTCTGCATCAACCCCTAAATGTTTGGCTAATAGCAAAGCTTCTGAATAAGCAACCCCCATTTGAGCTAGAAGGCTGTTAATGGATAACTTGGCTCTTGCCCCTTGACCAACTTTTCCTAAATAAAAGGTTTGACTCCCTAAATGCGCGAAAATAGGTTTGAGTTGATCAACCCCTTCTTCATCGCCTGCCGCCAAAATCAATAACGCCCCAGCTTTAGCCACGCCAACCGATCCTGAAACGGGTGCTTCAAGGTAAGTTACTTGATGTTTTTGAGCGGTTTCTTCTAAAGATAAGCTTTCCAAAGGGGCGATAGTGCTCATATTCACCACAATTTTTTCAGACAT
Protein-coding regions in this window:
- the galU gene encoding UTP--glucose-1-phosphate uridylyltransferase GalU; its protein translation is MIKKCLFPAAGYGTRFLPITKTIPKEMLPIVDKPLIQYAVEEAMEAGCEVMAIVTGRNKRSLEDYFDTSYEIEHQIQGTNKENALKSIRNIIEKCCFSYVRQKQMKGLGHAILTGEALIGNEPFAVILADDLCISHDYPSVLKQMISLYQKYQCSIVAIEEVALEEVSKYGVIRGEWLEEGVYEIKDMVEKPSQEDAPSNLAVIGRYILTPDIFEILSETKPGKNNEIQITDALLIQAKRKRIIAYQFKGKRYDCGSVEGYIEASNAYYKKRL
- the frxA gene encoding NAD(P)H-dependent flavin oxidoreductase FrxA, yielding MDREQVVALQHQRFATKKYDPNRRISQKDWEALVEVGRLALSAFGLEPWKMLLLKNERMKEDLKPMAWGALSSLEGASHFVIYLARKGVTYDSDYVKKVMHEVKKRDYDTDSRFAQMIKNFQESDMKLNSERSLFDWASKQTYIQMANMMMAAAMLGIDSCPIEGYDQEKVEAYLKKKGYLNTAEFGVSVMASFGYRNQEITPKTRWKTEVIYEVIE
- a CDS encoding lytic transglycosylase domain-containing protein, whose protein sequence is MRFFILFFMGVLGVGFSQTELSLKDLERKPAGIVRDYYLWRYISDKKTTLENAKKAYELTQNKNNALQKAMQEKDSDNAEKSPDVKLPEDIYCKQITLESMLETTDTFQNSCIAIALKSKIKDFDKIPLQTLKPLQIKIKEAYPVLYEELEILQSKNVSASLFKANVQVFSALFNHLSYEKKLQIFEKHIPIKELNRLLDEDYPAFNRLIYQVILDPKLDHFKDALTKTNATHSNAQTFFILGINEILRKKPSKALKYFERSEAVVKDDDFSKDRAVFWQYLVSKKKKTLERLSQSPALNLYSLYASRKLQTTPSYRIISHIQNLSQEDPPFNTCDPFSWQIFKEKTLSLKGEDAFNAMLKSLYYEKSAPELTYLLSQRNKDKIYYYLSPYEGIIEWQNIDEKAMAYAIARQESFLLPAVISRSFALGLMQIMPFNVGPFAKSLGMDNVDLNDMFNPNIALKFGNYYLNHLKKEFNHPLFVAYAYNAGPGFLRRWLESSKRFKEKNHFEPWLSMELMPYSETRLYGFRVMLNYLIYQEIFGNFIPVDAFLEQTLNSKDKP
- a CDS encoding YggT family protein, with product MIFSTLINAVAVILGSLITIYMWVVIIYSLISFVQPNPNNPIMQILARLCEPVFYFLRSKFKLVFNGLDFAPLVVVIVLKFLDLTLIQWLFMLAKSL
- the aspA gene encoding aspartate ammonia-lyase; this encodes MRIEHDFIGQMEISDEVYYGIQTLRASENFFITNDKLCSYPVFIKSFAQVKKAAALANAQLGLIDEKLKIAICHACDLLVDGKYHDQFIVDMIQGGAGTSTNMNMNEVIANLALEYMGHQKGEYQFCHPNDHVNRSQSTNDAYPSALKIAIYERLSNLVAPMKALRDAFAQKAKEFAHVIKMGRTQLQDAVPMTLGQEFETYALMVDRDIEQVLDARNWVRELNLGGTAIGTGINSHPDYRSLIEKKIQEVTGRPFVMANNLIEATQSTGAYVQVSGVLKRIAVKLSKVCNDLRLLSSGPRAGLNEINLPKMQPGSSIMPGKVNPVIPEVVNQVCFAVIGNDLSVALAAEGGQLQLNVFEPVIAYKLFHSFVILGRAIETLTTKCVEGITANEKICHDYVFNSIGIVTALNPHIGYEKSAMIAKEALKSDRSIYDIALEKKILTKEQLDDIFKPENMLSPHAFKKHKD
- the gltX gene encoding glutamate--tRNA ligase yields the protein MLRFAPSPTGDMHIGNLRAAIFNYIVAKQQHKPFLIRIEDTDKERNIEGKDQEILEILKLMGISWDKLVYQSHNIDYHREMAGKLLKENKAFYCYASTEFLEREKEKAKNEKRPFRYLDEWAALEKDKRHAPVVRLKAPNHAVSFNDTIKKEVKFEPDELDSFVLLRQDKSPTYNFACACDDLLYEISLIIRGEDHVSNTPKQILIQQALGSNDPIVYAHLPIILDETSGKKMSKRDEASSVKWLLNQGFLPEAIVNYLITIGNKVPKEVFSLDEAIEWFDLENLSSSPAHFNLKYLKHLNHEHLKLLDDDKLLELTLIKDKNLLGLLRLFIEECGTLLELREKISLFLEPKDVVKTYENEDFKERCLALFNALKSMDFQAYKDFESFKKEAMRLSQLKGKDFFKPLRILLTGNSHGVELPLIFPYIQSHYQEVLRLKA
- a CDS encoding uracil-DNA glycosylase family protein yields the protein MERLLGETYTNTNLNKPQNKPLNKQVYESIENCNLCKRHQNSKPVIGLFNPTSKLTFITLTPMLDSQLNFLNNLKATMLESIIQKVFNFPLKDCSILSLLKCDSNSLNLEEEINACLFHLTWQLDNSISKVIVVFGEILPKRLLNLSKEESFGRIVSLKTKHFLSTHALEDMLKNPTLKKEALAHFKIALQFLNQS
- a CDS encoding NAD(P)-dependent oxidoreductase; this translates as MKIGWIGLGAMGTPMVARLHDANLEVSVYNRTESKAVPLKEKGVAVYTNPIDLAAKVDLIFIMLSDKVAIDAVLVPEFWEQMSEKIVVNMSTIAPLESLSLEETAQKHQVTYLEAPVSGSVGVAKAGALLILAAGDEEGVDQLKPIFAHLGSQTFYLGKVGQGARAKLSINSLLAQMGVAYSEALLLAKHLGVDAELFLQIIGQSGMNSPLFQAKKGMWLQDSYPAAFSLKLMLKDIRLANNEAGEAIELPFLFKAQELYSQAEKSGLGEMDMAAVYHYLEKGEH
- the murA gene encoding UDP-N-acetylglucosamine 1-carboxyvinyltransferase, encoding MDFLEIVGQVTLKGGVEISGAKNSALPILAAALLSRQEVKIKSLPQVVDIKAMALLLQNLGANLEWLDPSTLQISAKSLRHTEATYDLVRKMRASILVLGPLLARFKECLVSLPGGCAIGARPVDLHLKAMQQLGAEIKIEQGYIHAKAPKGLKGNDILFDKISVTGTENALMAASLAKGITRIINAAKEPEIAQLCAFLQSGGVEIEGVGSSELKIRGVESDALNLKDIQIIPDRIEAGTYLCVGAITNSQLKINRIIPNHLQAITDKLIEIGFSLNIQENSIEIYPAKKRQAFEITTKEYPGFPTDMQAQFMALATQCLGTSVIEETLFENRFMHASELQRLGANISLKTNVATISGSTELTGSDVMATDLRASSALILAALVAKGVSRVHRIYHLDRGYERLEDKINALGAKVLRLKEK